Below is a genomic region from Chloroflexota bacterium.
CGGGTCGGATTTTCCCGCCGACGAGATCCGCTGCGTGGTCGAAGTCGTCCCGGCCGACGTGCGCTGGACCGAGCTGGGGCTGCCGGCCGGAGCGCGCGCCAAGCGCTGAGCCGACCCGATCAAATGGAGGCGCGTGCTCGCGCGCTTCCTCGCTTGCCGACAGCCTCGGACACACCGTGGTGCCGCGTGAGTTGCTTGCCTGTCCTCGCCTGGCTAGACTGGGCGCAGGAAGCGGGAGGTGTCGCCATGCACGCGATCGACGCGGACGCGCACGTCGACGAAAACGACCAGACCTGGGAATACCTCGACGAAGCCGATCGCCGATACAAACCGTTGAGCTTCGAGCTGTCGGCCCATGAGACGAGCGGTCCGTCGGATGGTAGACGCCACAACGTCTGGCTCGTCGGCGGCAACGCGCGCCTGCATCGTTTCCGCAGCGACGAGGCGACCGGTACGACCCGCGCGACCCGCGAGCTGCTCGATGTTGGGGAGCGCCTCCGGCACATGGATCAGCTGGGGATCGAGGTGCAGGCGCTCTATCCGACCACGTTCCTCCACGCGGTGACCGACCGCCCCGAAGTCGATGTGGCGCTCTGCAAAGCGTACAACCGCTGGATCGCCGATCGAACGGCGAGCTCAGGCGGACGGCTGCGCTGGGTCGCACAGGCTCCGATGCTCTCGATCAAAGACGCGGTGGAGGAGCTGCGCTTCGCCCGGGACCACGGCGCGTGCGGCGTGATGAAGAAGGGCGTGGAGGCAGGAAACAGACCGGCTGGCGACCCCTACTTTTACCCCCTCTACGCGGAGGCGGAGCGCCTCGACCTCCCCATCTGCGTCCATCAGGGCACCGGAGACGCGGACATCTCGAACACCGCGAGCGTGACCGATACCGCCAATATGTCCGTCTTCAACGTGCTCTCCGCGTTCAAATCGCTCGCAACGACCGGCGTACCGGATCTGTTCCCGCGTCTGCGATTCGGCTTCATCGAGGCCGGCGCATCGTGGATTCCGTACCTCATCAAAGACATCGGCATGCGGGGAAAGGCGGCGAAAGCCCCGTACAACTTCAAGACCGAGTTCCTCGCCCACAACCGCTTCTACGTGACGTGTGACACCGAAGATGACATTCCCACGCTCCTCAGTTATGGCGCCGAGGATTACCTCATGATCGGCACCGACTACGCGCATTCGGACCCGTCGTCCGAGATGCTCGCGCACCGAGTGCTCGTGCAGATGGCGGAGCGGGGCGCGTTCAGCACGGCGGTCGCGACAAAGATCGTGAACGACAACGGGCGGCGGTTCTACGGTTTTTGAGGTGGCACGATGACCCGAACGGTCCGCGCGCTCTGGGAGATCGCACCCGTTTTCAGCCTGGTAAGCCGCGCCGGACCCGGTCGGGCTGGATCGCGATCGGGCGAAATCCCGGCGGGCACCGTTCAGGCGACCGGGCCCAAAGTCCTCGTGGCGGCCGCGCCGGCCAACCCGGTGGGCTTTTCCGAGCGAGTCTCGCGCGCCGTCGTCCAGGGCCCATACCGCGGCGGCGTGGACCTCGAGTGGCTCCTCAACGGTACACCTGAGGCGCCACGGCGGCCTCGGTCGCCATGAACAATCGCATCGAAAACGTCACGAGCGGCGCCGTCATGGGATCGAACCAGACCTGAAATGCGCACGAATGGAGCGTGAAGTGAGCGCTGCCCCCGCGCCCTCCGGATATAGAAGCGGCGTTGGTCGCGGCCCTGCGCCGGTTCCCGTTCAGCCGCGTAATTGACACCGCACCACGACGCGAACATAATCCGACCATCGCGTCGATGCGTGCAGAAGGGGGCAGCCATGGCGGAAACCGACGTTCAGCCGCTGGACACCAGCAACGTGCTGATGGACGACAACACCCACGGCGATCGCGACTACCAGAACAAGCAGAAGCTCCGCACCAAGGGCTGGCAGGTCGTCAGCATTCCGGACAACATTACGCCGAACCCGAAGGGTGGCGGCTATGTGCGCCTCACCGAGAACCGCTATGCCCAGGCGGTCATCAACATCTACCGCCCGGGCCAGCGCGACGAGATGCACTGCCACCCGGGATCGGAGCACATCTTCATGGTGTTCCAGGGCGAGCTGCACATCCGCGGGGTCAACGAGGACGAGGACGTCGTGCTGAAGCCAGGCGAGCTGGTCCACATCAACCAGAGCTACTACTACCAGCTCGCCAACGAAACCGATGACCTCACCGTGCTGTACCAGGTCGCGACGAAGCCGCCGAAACCGCCCAAGATCGGCCGCTACAGCTATCGCGGCGCGAATGGCGTCGACCCGCGCACCCTCGAGGGCGAATAGCCGACGGGACGGCGCAACGGCGGCGGCTGGACTCGTGCGGTGATGCGCCCCCAGCCTCACGTCATGGCGCTCGCCGCGCTCCTCGTCGTCGCATGCGCGGCCCCGCAGCCCGGCTCCCAGGCGCCGCGCTCGGCGCCCAGTGAGGAGCCACCGGCCCGCACGCTCGTCGTCGCGACTGACGCGAACGTCGACGGGTTCGGCGAGATGTTCGCGGGCGGCAAGAGCGGACCCGAAGAGCTGCAGGCGATGGTCCATCGCGTCCTCGCCGAGGCGGACGCCCAGGGCACGTACGTCCCCGGAATCGCGACCAAGCTGCCGTCCCTGGACGACGGGACGTGGAAGCTCCGTTCGGACGGCGGATCGGAAACGATCTGGAGCCTCCAGCCGAACGCGCGCTGGCACGACGGCACGCCGCTCACCGCCGACGACATCGTCTTCAGCTGGCAGGTGGCCATCGCGCCAGATGTTCCATACAAGTCCCGGCAGGCGGTGAACCGCATCGAGGACGTCGAGACCGTCGATGCCCACACGGTATCCATTCGGTGGAAGTCGGTGTTCGTGGGCGCCGGGCGGCTCACCGAGCGTGATCTCTTCGTCCTGCCGAAGCACATCCTCGATCCGCTATTCACCGGCGACCGGAATGCCTTCGTCAACGCGACGTACTGGTCGAGCGCCTTCGTCGGGCTGGGGCCCTTCCGGATCGTGGATTGGGTGCCCGGGAGCCAGGTGCAGCTTCAGGCCTTCGACGGCTTCTTCAGTGGGCGGCCCCCGATCTCGAGCATCCTGTTCAAGACGGTCCCCGACGTGAACACAGCCGTCGCCAACATCCGCGCGGGCGACATCGACGTTTGGCTCGGCAGCTCTTTTGGTCTCGAGCATGCACGGACGCTGAAGGACGATTGGGAAAGCACCGGCGCCGGCCGGGTGATGACCTACCCCCGGCTCATCTTCGAAATTCGCCTCAGGCCGGAGGACGCCAAGGTCAGCGACGTGCGTATGCGCAAAGCCCTGTACCAGACCATCGATCGGGAGTCGATCGTCCGCGACCTTTACTTCGGCTTGCTCCAGGTCGCAAACTCGTACATCGCGCCCGGCACAACGGGCTTTGAGCGAATCGAGGCCGGCCTCGTGAAGTATCCCTTCGATCCGACGGGAGCCCAGGCTCTGCTCGCCGACCTGGGATGGCGCAAGGGCGCGGATGGACTCCTGCGCAACGACCGGGGCGAGCGCTTTGCGCTCCCCTTCTCCACAACGTCCGGAAACCGTGAGCGCGAGGAGCTGCAGGCCGTCATCGCGGACATGTGGAAAGCGGCGGGGTTCGACGTGGCCTTCGAGAACGTGCCCCTCAGCGTCCAGTCCGACCCGACGTACGTCTTTTCGACGACGGATCTCTCGGGCATCAGCACCGATTTCGAGGCGAACATCCCCCGCATCGACGGGCGCAACCGCCGCACGCCGCAGAATCCCCGGGGCGCAAACGTCTGGGGCTACGCCAATGACGACGTCGACCAGCTTCTCGACGAGTGGGGGCGTACCCTGGAGCGCGAACGCCAGATCGAGATCGAAGCTGCTGTGATGCGCCACGTGAGCGAGGACCTTCCGATCCTCCCCATCAACTACCGCATCGAGGCGATCACCGTGGCGAACGGCGTGAGCGGCGTGCCGCCGCGCAGCTCCGTTCAGTCGGCCACGAACACCTGGAACGTCGAGACCTGGCAGCGCACGCGCTGACTGAGGAGCGAACTTCCAGGCCCGCTCCTCAGTCGCCGAACCTCAGCGGTTGGTGAGGGTCACTCCCGTGTCTTTCCCGTCCTCGAAGCGGCTGAGGTAGCTCACCGCCTCATCGACGGGGATGACCGACGCGTACTTCTGGTTCATCGTGAACAGCTCGACGGCGTGGCACGCCTCGTGCCGATCGAAGACGCAGTCCTCCACGACGAACATCTTGAAACGGTTGGTGCACCCGTCGACGACAGAGGCCCGCACGCAACCGCTCGTGCTCTCCCCGCCGACCAGGATCGTGTCCACGCCCTGGCTCACCAGGTGGCCGATGAGCGGCGTGCCCCAGAAGGCGCTGGGCGAGCTTTTGCGGATCACCAGCTCGCCGTCGATCGGCGCAACCTCGGGAAGGATGTCGTTCTTCCGTCGCGCGCGGTCGGACATTTCGGCGTCTTCCTCGCGCTCGGTTCGATTGGCCCAGTGGCGCATCTCCAGCTCGGCACCGGTCGTGTGGATCACCGGCACGCCGGCGGCGCGCGCCGCGCTGAGCAGCCGTTGGATGGCGGGGATGGCGTTCCAGCCGGCGAGCCCGCAGCTCCCCGGCCACTTCTCGACCGACCTGAGCAGGGGCTCAGGCTCGTCGCCGAAGACCCAGCGGTAGAGGTCGATGAGGAGCAGCGCCGGGCGCGATCCGAATTCGCGCTTGCGCTTTTCGCCGACGATTTCAAGGTGCGCCTTGTCCTGCTCAGTGAGGAACTTATCCCATACCCGCTCGCCGGTCTCTTGAGCCACCGCTGTGTCCTCCTTTCAGTACGATTAAGCTGCCGCGAGGGCCAGGCTATGAACCGACGGAAGATCGGAGAGGACCTCCGCGAACGACGCTCCGCCATCACGGCTCATCCACACCGTGCCGTCGGTCATCCCCGCGAACATCGTGTCCGGCTCCTTGGGATCCGCGATGAGGGCCCGGGGCACCGCCCGCGTGCTCTCCGCCACGCTGGGCAACAGCTCCCAGCTCACGCCAGCGTCGACGCTGCGCGCGTATGCGACGCCGATGGTACCACGCTGCCACCCGCCCGGCCCCTGCGTCGAGAGCGCCGTGACGAGCACGCCCGGATTGGCCGGATGCTGCACGATGTCCGCCGGTGTGTATCGATACGGTAGGAGGTTCTCGCTCACCTTGGCCCAGCTTTCGCCGGCGTCGGCGCTGCGGTAGATCCCCTTGCCGCCCGTCGCCACGACCGTGCGCGCGTTGCCCCGAATGGGCGCGATGGCGTGGCCATCGTGGTCCATGCCCTGGGCGATCTGCTGCCAGGTCGATCCGCCATCGCTGCTGCGAACGGCCCAGCCCTCCTCGATCGCTCCATAGATATACGGTGCGTCGTCCGCCAGGGCAAGGGTCTTCATTCGGCTGACGTGGGGCGGCAATGGGCCCGTCCAACCTTTCGTGGAGGGGAGCTGCTGAAGCGCGGCACACTCGGTCCAGGACTCGCCGCCGTCGTCGCTCCAGAAGACGTCCGCCGGGCTCGTCCCGACGTAAATCCTGCCCGTGGTCGGATGCTGGACGATCGACCACACGTCCTTGTACACGATCCCCGCGTTGGCCTCCTGCCACGTGGCTCCGGCGTCGGCGCTGCGGAAAACGCCCCCGCGCGTCGTGCCGGCGTACAGGCGCCGCGGGTCGGACACGTCGGCGACGACGCGAGCGCGCAGCACGCCCAGCCCCTCGAGGCCGAGCAGCCGCGCCCGATACCCCGCCGGTGATGGCTCGCCACGATACAGTCCGTTCTCGGTGCCAATATAAAGCGCAGGCCCGGCCGCCACCGTTCACCTCCCTGCTCGCACGGGGTCGCCCCCGCAGATCATGCACAGCATACACCCTTCGGAACCGATCAGCCGCGAACGGCGCGTCAGAACCATTCCCGTCGGTTGACCCAGCCGCGCCCGCAGCGCAAAATGGCCCCGCACCGTTGATTCGCCAAACGAACACGGCCCCGGACTGATGGAGGAGCGATAGATGACCGCGACAGGCCCCGCGGGCCCGAAGTCGGGCGGCTACAAGGACATCCGCACGTACATCGATGACCTCGAGGCCGCCGGGATGCTGCGGCGGGTGGCCGCCGAGGTCGACCTGAAGCACGAGATCGGCGCGATCTGCGCCCGCGCCCTGGAGCGCGGGGGCCCCGCAATCTTGTTCGAGAACGTCAAAGGGTACCCGGGGCTTCCCCTCGCAGCCAATCTCCTCACGACCGACGAGCGGGTCGCGTTCTCCCTGGGCGTACCGCCCGACCACGACCGCATTTACGAGAAGATCCTGGTCGGGCTGGAGAACCGGCTGGCGTCCGTGGAGCGGCCCACGGGCCCCTGCAAAGACGTGGTCCTCACCGGTGACAAGGTCGATGTCTACGCCTTTCCTACTCCCTGGTGGCACGAAGGCGACGCCGGCCAGTACATCGGCACGACCCACGCCTTCATCACCGCCGACCCCGATACCGGCGTTCACAATATGGGCTCGTATCGGGTGATGATCCACGATAAGGACACGCTGTCGGTCCAGATTCGCGGATCGCACCCGGTGGGCGAGCAGCCGAACCCGGGCGATCGGAGCGGCGCCCGCGCGGACGGCCTCGAGCACATCCTCAAGAACGAGATCAAGGGCCTGCCGACGCCCTGCGCCATCGCCCTCAGCATGGATCCGCTGCTCACGATGGCGGCCGGCAGCCCCGTTCCGGCCGATGCCGAGGGCATGAGCGAGTACGAAGCCGCCGCCGCGTGGCGCGGCAGCCCCACCGAGCTGGTCAAGTGCGAGACCAACGATCTGCGGGTACCCGCCAACGCGGAGATCATCATCGAAGGCGAGGTCGTCCCCAACGTTCGCGTTCCGGAGGGTCCGCACGGGGAGTCGAATGGCTTCTACGTCGCCCACCAGGAGACGTTCCTGATCAAGGTCACGTGCATCACCCATCGGGCGCAGCCGGTCAGCTACGGCCTGTATTGCTGGATGGTCGAGGACTACCCGCGCGACCTGTTCCGGGGCGCCTCGTTCCAGCGCCGCCTCATCGAGCACACCGGGATGACCAACATCAAGCGCGTCCAGGTGGCGAAAGTCGGGCGCAACGGGATGGTCATCATATCGGCCAAGATCAGCAGCGCCGACGAGCCACGCCGGATCATGGAGGGGGCCTGGGCCGTCGCCGGCGAGCGCTGGGTCATCGTCGTGGATGACGACTGCGACGTGCGGAGCTGGACCGACGTGCTCTGGCGCGTGACGTACTTCGCCCAGCCCGGTAAGCACATCGTCCAGGGCCCGGAAAAGCCCGTGCGCGGGCACGCCACCGAGAACCCGGATGATCCGTTCGAGCCCCCGTCCTGCGGCCTCGGCATCGACGCGACGATGCACTTCAAGGGTTACCGGTTCAACCAGGTGAACCGCGTCAGCAGCGAGCTGGCCGCGCGCGTGGCCGCCCGTTGGGGCGAATACGGCTTGCCGTGATGCCACCCCTCGGGCTGCGTCACCGCTCACTGATCGCGATCCTTCTGCTGGCATCCGTCGCGTGCACCACGCCGAACACCGGGGTGCGCGGGAGCGAATCGACCGACGCGCGCGCGGTTGGCTCCACCGGGCAAAAGCGGATCATCGCGGCCGTTCTCAGCGATCCGCCGACCATTAGCTCCGAGTTCATCGGCATAGGCTCCGGCACCATTCAGGGCGGCGGCGCTCTCGAGGAGCTGACCAATCGCGGCCTCAGCGTGCAAGACAACCGCGGCACCCTTGTCGCGCAGCTCGCCGAGGCGGTTCCATCAGTCGAGAACGGCCTCTGGCAGCTCCTTCCCGACGGAAGGATGGAGACGACCTGGAAGATCAAGGATCGCGTGAGCTGGCACGACGGGACCCCGTTCACCTCGTCGGACCTGGTCTTCACCATCCAGCTCGGCCAGGACCGGGACCTTCCCGTCTTCGGCCACAACGGATTCGATTCGATTGCATCGGTGGACGCGCCCGACGCGCGGACGATCGTCATCCGGTGGAAGCGCCCGTACGTGGACGCGGACTCGCTTTTCACCCGGCGCTTCGGATTCCCTCGGCCGCGCCACGTCCTGGAGCAGGTCTATCTCGACAACAAGGATGCGATCGGCCAGCAGCCCTATTGGACCGAGGCCTATGTGGGGACCGGCCCGTTTCGCGTCAAGCAGTGGGTGGCGGACAGCCACGTCGTCCTCCGGGCCAACGACGCGTACGTCCTGGGGCGGCCAAAGATCGACGAGATCGAGGTTCGGTTCATCCCCAACCCCAACACCCTCGTCGCCAACATCCTGGCCGGAGAGGTCGAGCTGACCCTTGGCCGCAGCCTCCAGATGTCCGAGACGAGCGCGCTGAGGGACTCGTGGACGAAGGGCGCCGTCGCGGTGGGCATCACCGACTGGATCGCCCTCTGGGTCCAGTTCGTCAACCCGGGGCAGCCGCTCCTGCTGGATGCGAGCTTCCGAAAGGCGCTCGTTCAAGCCATCGATCGACAGCAGATGGTGGAGGTCCTGGAGTCCGGCGCGGTCCCCGTCGCTCACTCGTTCATCAGCCCGCGGGAGGCCGTCTATCCCGAGATCGAGCCCAGCATCGTGAAGTACGACTTCGATCCGCGACGATCGGGCCAGCTCATCGAGCAGCTCGGCTTCACGCGGGGCGGAGACGGGATGTATCAGCGGCCGAGCGGCGAGCGGCTGACGCTGGACGTCTGGACGAATCCGGGGCACGAGGAGCGGATCCTCGCCATCACCGATTACTTCAAGCAGGCCGGCATCGCCGCCGAGTCGTTCGTGATCCCCGACGCGCGGCGTCGGGATCGCGAGTACAACACGTCGTATCCGGGCGTCCGTCTCTGGCGGCTCCCGAACTCCGAAGATGACATCGCCCACCTGCACAGCCGCGAGGCGCCGATGCCCGAGAATCGGTTCAGCGGGGGCAATCGCTCGCGCTACATGAACCCGACCTTCGATGCGCTGATCGACCAGTTCATGACGACCATCCCCCACACGGAGCGCGTGGCGATCCTGGGCCAGATCGTTCACCATATGACGGATCAACTCCCGGTGATCGGGATCTACTACAACGCCCAGCCGACGATGATCGGGGCGCGGCTGAAGAACGTGATGCCGGCGGACTCTGGGAACAGCACCGAAGCATGGAACGCCCAGGACTGGGACGTCGTGGGGTCGTGATCGCGCCATCGGACGCCCGGCCGCGCGGCCCGGCGCGTTCCGGCTCGCGGGCCGGCGCTCTGGCCCATCGCCGTGAGCCCCGGGAGGATTGTTCGCATCAGAATCGAACGGTAAGCTGAATCGACGGAGGCATGATGACGGAGCACCACGACGGCCACCACCTCCCGCACGGCGGCGCGCTTCGCACCGAGGACGTGGCCCGCGCGCTCGAGAAGCCGGAATACCGGTTGGACGGCCCATTCAAGGTCACCGGTCGCGCCCGGTACGTTGGGGACGTCCAGCTTCCCGGCACGCTCTTCGCCCGGTTCCTGCTCAGTCCACATCCACACGCCCGCATCGCATCCATCGACACGTCCGCCGCCCGGGCGGTCCCGGGCGTACACGCCGTGATCACCGGGAAGGACATCGGACTCCGATACTTCGGGCGGGTCCTCTACGACTGGCCGGTCCTCGCCTACGACCGCGTCCTCTTCGTGGGAGAGCGGGTCGCGGCGGTAGCGGCGGAGACGCGGGAGGCGGCCGAGGAAGCCGTGGGTCGGATCGAGGTCCAGTACGAGGAGCTGCCGGCGGTGTTCGACGCGGAAGAGGCGCTCGCCGATGGGGCTCCGATCTTCCATCCGGACGGCGCGAGCTACTTCTTCACCGGCAAGCGCCCCCCGATGCCCCACCCGAACCTTCAGGGGTACGCCTTCGCGCAGAAGGGCGAGGAGGAGATCGAGCGCGTCTTCGCCCAGGCGTACCGCGTCGTCGAAGACGTCTATACGGGCCCGCGCCAGCACCAGGGCTATATCGAGCCGCACGGCTGCGTCGTATGGATCGATGCCGAGGGGATCTTGCAGGTCGTGACGACGAACAAGGCGCCCTTTGGTCTGCGCGCGCAGCTCGCCAAGACGCTCGACCTGCCGACGGACCGCATCGTCGTGGACAGCATGTTCATCGGCGGCGACTTCGGTGGCAAGGGTCACTCCATCGAGGAGTTCGCCTGCTACTACCTGGCGAAGGCGACGGGGCGCCCCATTCGCTCGGTCATGTCCTACACGGACGAGCTGGGCGCTGCCGCGCCCCAGCACTCGGCGAAGTACTACCTGCGCACCGCCGTGAATCGAGAGGGCAAGATCATCGCCCACGAAGCGCGAGCGTACCTGAACGGGGGCGCTTACGGAGGGGGGCGCCCGAACCCGCAGCAGACGGCGAGCGGCGGTCTCGACTCGATGGAGGTCTACAACATCCCCAACGCCCGGCTGGAGTCGTTCTTCGTGTACACCAACCTCCAGCCCACCGGAAACATGCGCGCGCCCGGCTCGTTCCATCGAGGCCTGGCCGGCGAGGGACACGTGGACCACATCGCGCGCGCGATCGACATGGACCCGCTGGAGTTCCGCCTGCGCAATGCGCTGCGCGAGGGAGATACGGACCTGACCGGCGGGAAGGTGCGCAAGCCGCGCGCGGTCGAGGTGCTGGAGACGTTGAAGCGCGAGACCGGGTGGGGTGCTCCGCTCCCGCCGGGCCGCGGCCGGGGCCTCGCCATTCGAAATCGGCACGTCGGTCAGGGCAGGACGGAGATGCTCCTTCGCCTCATGCCGGACGGCACCATCGAGGCCCTCTACGGCGCGCCCGACCAGGGCGGCGGCTCGGCCACCGTGCTGGTGCGGGTCGCCGCGGCGACGCTCTCCGTCCCCGAGGAGCGGATCCACGTACGCTTCGGCTCAACGCGCGAAGCGCCCTTCGACGGCGGCGTGGGTGGGAGCCGTACGACGCACGTGGTCGGTCGGGCGGCCCTGGCCGGCGCGCAGACGCTCAAGGAGAAGCTGGAAGAGCTGGCCGCCGAAGTGATGGGGTGGCCCGCGGGCCAGGTGCGGCTCGAAAACGACCGCTTCGTGGCCGACGGGGGACGCGAGTCCGCGCCGTACCTGGAGGTGGCCCGGCGAATCGCGGCGGGACCGGCCGTCGAGGTGGTCGGCGCGTACGACGCCGCCGAGCACCATAGCGATGAAGGCGGTGACTACAACTTCTTCGCCTACATGGTCGAGGTGGAGGTTGATCGCGACACCGGCCAGGTCCGCACCCGCGACGCTGTGGCGGTGGTGGACGTGGGCACGGTGATCAATCCCGTCGCCCATCAGGGCCAGCTCGACGGCGGCTTCGTCTATGGCTATGGCCAGGCCATGACCGAGGAGCTGGTCATTCAGGACGGCCGCGTGACGACGCTGAGCCTCGGCGAGTACAAGCTACCCACCGAGATGGATGCGCCGCCCTTCCGCTCCATCATCCTCCCCAGCGACGAGGGGCCGGGACCGTACGGGGCCAAAGCGGCCGGGGAGACGACGAACACGGGGGTCGGCGGGGCGATCGTCAACGCCGTGTATGACGCGGTGGGCGTGCGCATTATGACGGCGCCGATCACGGCCGAGCGGGTCTATGAGGCGCTCCACGGTCAGCCGTAGCGGGCCGCCACGTCAGGGTTCGATGACGAGCGCATCCCCCATGTCGACGAGACACGCCCCCTCACCCACCCCCTCTCCCAGGAGGGGCGCGGGGCGTCCAGATCGGCCCCGGTTTGATCGGTGGCTGGGGCTCGTCCTTCTCGGCACGCTCCTCCTGGGCTGCTCCACGACCGGCGCGCCGACGAAGCCTCCCAGCCCTGACGCCGACGCCGGAAGCGCCGTTGTCGTGAAGCCCCTCAACATCGGGCTCTTCGACGAGCCTCCGGCTCTGGGAAGCAAGTTCAGTGGCGGCGGAACGGGACGGGCCGACTACAGCTTCCTCTTCGCGGCGAAGCTCATTCAGTACGACAGCCACGGGAGTCCGATGGCAGTCCTCGCCACCGAGCCACCCTCGCTGGAGAAGGGCACGTGGCGGTTACTCGACGACCAGCGCATGGAGACGACCTATACCCTTCGGAAGGCGACCTTCCAGGACGGCTCTCCGTTCACGGCCGACGACGTGGCCTTCACCTGGCGTCTCATCATGAACCCGGATCTCCCCGCGGAGGACCACGAGCCCGAGAAGTTCATCGATTCGATCGAGGTGCTCGATCCCCAGACCTTCGTCGTGCACTGGAGGGAGACGTACGTCTTTGCCAACGCCTGGGACCTGGAGCCGCTCCCAAAGGCGATCTTTGGTCCCCTCGTGGACCGCGACGTGCAGGCCTTCACCAACACGTCCGCCTGGACGCGCGACTGGGTCGGCCTCGGGCCGTACAGAGTCACCGATTGGGTCCAGGGCACGTATCTCAAGGGGCAGGCGTTCGACGGGTTCGTCCTGGGAAAACCGAAGATCCGGGACATCGTCGTCAATTTCGTCCAGGACGCCAATCAGGCCGTGTCCCGAATGCTCGCCGGCACCCTCGAC
It encodes:
- a CDS encoding xanthine dehydrogenase family protein molybdopterin-binding subunit: MTEHHDGHHLPHGGALRTEDVARALEKPEYRLDGPFKVTGRARYVGDVQLPGTLFARFLLSPHPHARIASIDTSAARAVPGVHAVITGKDIGLRYFGRVLYDWPVLAYDRVLFVGERVAAVAAETREAAEEAVGRIEVQYEELPAVFDAEEALADGAPIFHPDGASYFFTGKRPPMPHPNLQGYAFAQKGEEEIERVFAQAYRVVEDVYTGPRQHQGYIEPHGCVVWIDAEGILQVVTTNKAPFGLRAQLAKTLDLPTDRIVVDSMFIGGDFGGKGHSIEEFACYYLAKATGRPIRSVMSYTDELGAAAPQHSAKYYLRTAVNREGKIIAHEARAYLNGGAYGGGRPNPQQTASGGLDSMEVYNIPNARLESFFVYTNLQPTGNMRAPGSFHRGLAGEGHVDHIARAIDMDPLEFRLRNALREGDTDLTGGKVRKPRAVEVLETLKRETGWGAPLPPGRGRGLAIRNRHVGQGRTEMLLRLMPDGTIEALYGAPDQGGGSATVLVRVAAATLSVPEERIHVRFGSTREAPFDGGVGGSRTTHVVGRAALAGAQTLKEKLEELAAEVMGWPAGQVRLENDRFVADGGRESAPYLEVARRIAAGPAVEVVGAYDAAEHHSDEGGDYNFFAYMVEVEVDRDTGQVRTRDAVAVVDVGTVINPVAHQGQLDGGFVYGYGQAMTEELVIQDGRVTTLSLGEYKLPTEMDAPPFRSIILPSDEGPGPYGAKAAGETTNTGVGGAIVNAVYDAVGVRIMTAPITAERVYEALHGQP